The genomic segment GACCCTGCCCGTCGGGTAAAGGAAAGCGGAGAACATCGGCGACGTCATCTACATCCGGCCAGTCGGTGCCGTGGATCACGGGACCCTCGAATGGCTGAGGGAAGAGATGGGTGACTGCCTCATGGCGACCGTACGGATCCTGCACCCGATTCCCGTTCCCCCCGAAAGCTTCGAGGCCCGCCGGAACCAGTACTATTCGACGAAGATCCTGAAGGAGATGCTCGGAGACGTCCCGAAAGACGCGCTCAAGCTGCTGGGGGTGACGGACAGGGATCTGTGCATCCCGATCCTGACGTACGTGTTCGGGGAGGCGCAGGTGGGCGGGACGGCGGCCGTTGTCTCCCTCGCCCGGCTGCGGCAGGAGCATTACGGGCTGGCGCCGGACCGTCCGCTGCTCCTGGAGAGGCTTCGCAAGGAATGCCTCCAC from the bacterium genome contains:
- a CDS encoding archaemetzincin family Zn-dependent metalloprotease translates to MDHGTLEWLREEMGDCLMATVRILHPIPVPPESFEARRNQYYSTKILKEMLGDVPKDALKLLGVTDRDLCIPILTYVFGEAQVGGTAAVVSLARLRQEHYGLAPDRPLLLERLRKECLHELGHTFGLVHCPSRGCVMYLSNTVVDVDTRGRDFCRGCQTVVASKTTTERRG